A stretch of the Salmo salar chromosome ssa20, Ssal_v3.1, whole genome shotgun sequence genome encodes the following:
- the LOC106580728 gene encoding leucine-rich repeat and fibronectin type III domain-containing protein 1-like protein, giving the protein MRALAAGSWTTPSGGFPSTSLRSLAMECLLLCLALLTAPVATMLCPKRCTCQNLMPSYTVLCAKTGLLFVPPNIDRQTAELRLMDNFITTLRHRDFANMSSLIHLTLSRNTISQIKPYAFADLQDLHALHLDANRLTMLDDTHFQGLVNLRHMILANNQLHSISEGAFQDFLETLEDLDLSYNNLVNIPWETIGLLASVNTLSLDHNLIEMVPEGIFSNLHKLARLDMTSNKLKKIPPDPLFLRIPVYAKLKGSPLTSLVLSFGGNPLHCNCELVWLRRLTREDDLETCASPRELAGKYFWTIREEEFVCEPPMITRHTSKMFVMEGQEVSLRCKSVGDPEPSTHWVSPEGKLIGNTSRTICYENGSLDILTTTVKDSGKFTCIASNAAGEATAPVELVVNPSPHYDPKLEPEPGPSDIPTSIKSNASGGHARTDHQRVSVSELSSTSATIRWPPQDHIPGVRMYQIQYNSSSDDILIYRMIPASHKFFLLSDLATQRDYDLCVLAVYDDGVTALTGTRLVGCVAFTTEREYRQCRSLHDQFLGGTMIIVIGGIIVASVLVFIFILLMKYKLHSNHYKQKATHVSNVCSQTNGGQAAGGGGTPIPPSSSGSANKPMPPGPVDRVGHEGPHQASEGGFGGPLERDHRSGLEPRLREVSEGRGCYITITQDLGLPHPAPFLFPVLGSLCLTKDYLVSKIRTSPMLVF; this is encoded by the exons GAGCCTAGCCATGGAGTGCCTGCTCCTGTGCCTGGCCCTCCTCACTGCGCCCGTCGCCACCATGCTGTGCCCCAAGCGCTGCACCTGCCAGAACCTCATGCCCTCCTACACTGTTCTCTGCGCCAAGACAGGCCTGCTCTTCGTGCCGCCAAACATTGATCGGCAGACGGCCGAGCTGCGCCTCATGGACAACTTCATCACCACCCTTCGTCACCGTGACTTTGCCAACATGAGCAGCCTCATCCACCTGACGCTGTCGCGCAATACCATTAGCCAGATCAAGCCGTATGCCTTCGCCGACCTGCAGGACCTGCACGCCCTGCACCTGGACGCCAACCGGCTCACCATGCTGGACGACACCCACTTCCAGGGCCTAGTCAATCTCAGGCACATGATCCTGGCCAACAACCAGCTGCACAGCATCTCAGAGGGGGCCTTCCAGGACTTTCTGGAGACCCTGGAAGACCTGGACCTGTCCTACAACAACCTGGTGAACATCCCCTGGGAGACCATCGGCCTGCTGGCCAGTGTCAACACCCTCAGTCTGGACCACAACCTCATAGAGATGGTCCCTGAGGGCATCTTCTCCAACCTGCACAAGCTGGCACGTCTAGACATGACCTCCAACAAGCTGAAGAAAATCCCTCCAGATCCCCTGTTCCTGAGGATCCCAGTGTACGCTAAGCTGAAGGGTTCTCCACTCACATCCCTGGTGCTGAGCTTCGGTGGAAACCCGCTGCACTGTAACTGTGAGCTAGTGTGGCTGAGGAGGCTGACCAGGGAAGACGACCTGGAGACCTGCGCCTCCCCCCGAGAGCTCGCCGGCAAGTATTTCTGGACCATCCGCGAGGAGGAGTTTGTGTGCGAGCCACCCATGATCACACGGCACACCTCCAAGATGTTTGTGATGGAGGGTCAGGAGGTGAGCCTGCGCTGTAAGTCAGTGGGTGACCCGGAACCTTCCACGCATTGGGTCAGCCCTGAGGGGAAGCTGATTGGGAACACGTCCCGCACCATCTGCTATGAGAACGGCTCGTTGGACATCCTCACCACCACTGTGAAGGACTCTGGGAAGTTCACATGCATCGCATCCAACGCCGCTGGTGAGGCCACGGCGCCCGTGGAGCTGGTGGTTAACCCCTCGCCACACTATGACCCCAAGCTGGAGCCCGAGCCTGGCCCCTCGGACATCCCCACCTCCATCAAGTCCAACGCCAGCGGGGGCCATGCCCGCACCGAccatcagagggtcagtgtgtcgGAGCTGAGCTCAACCTCGGCCACCATCCGATGGCCCCCTCAGGACCACATCCCAGGGGTCCGCATGTACCAGATCCAGTACAACAGCTCCTCCGACGACATCCTCATATACAG gatGATCCCTGCGTCTCATAAGTTCTTCCTACTCAGTGACTTGGCCACTCAACGGGATTATGACCTGTGTGTGCTGGCGGTGTACGACGATGGCGTCACGGCCCTAACCGGCACCCGCCTGGTGGGCTGCGTGGCATTCACCACAGAGCGCGAGTACCGTCAGTGCCGCTCCCTCCACGACCAATTCCTGGGCGGTACCATGATCATCGTGATTGGCGGTATCATCGTGGCGTCCGTGCTTGTCTtcatcttcatcctcctcatgaaATACAAGCTGCACAGCAACCATTACAAGCAGAAGGCGACACATGTCAGCAACGTGTGCTCTCAGACCAACGGAGGCCAGGCGGCGGGCGGGGGAGGCACTCCCATCCCCCCTTCCTCCTCAGGCTCGGCTAATAAGCCCATGCCTCCTGGTCCAGTGGACAGGGTAGGGCACGAGGGACCCCATCAGGCCTCGGAAGGGGGCTTCGGAGGGCCCCTTGAAAGGGACCACCGTAGTGGACTTGAACCCAGACTACGGGAAGTCAGTGAAGGACGAGGATGCTATATCACAATAACACAGGATCTGGGACTTCCCCACCCCGCCCCCTTTTTATTTCCGGTGCTGGGGTCCCTCTGCCTTACCAAGGATTATCTCGTGTCCAAG ATTCGTACATCACCCATGCTCGTCTtctga